One Salmo salar chromosome ssa01, Ssal_v3.1, whole genome shotgun sequence DNA window includes the following coding sequences:
- the LOC106561920 gene encoding mucin-5AC isoform X6 has translation MLRRSRISVRPNVRPAGRGPAPASSQDTPPSQEAPAAGSQASEDLPQAGGQCMKDTTTAVLEASTESTTPREDGKDPNGEASSSTPSAGLQRRKRFAVMPNLAKPRVATTPALTRSSPRTPKSPVRAGTETPAPTPEAPEAPRQTDSGPPQGMRSPRRRPSGGSKQSKGQPKPRPLSPASPGPTTTSLGNVAVEDSSSSQQTPQAAGKGSIQLDLLKKTPTIKGPSTPLEIVPSSSLPDKEGISVSERAKTLVARSVSGGLTGLAPGKSRLSRFLNDPTDLQRLAKARKLRELLRQEMNKEKKRSKAKVCVSEYTLDPSKMTMRDLIYYLPDTNPMTSYLVEEQRENETVLPLTPPREESPERPPTPEAPAETASQGDEDEDDDGVMVPRVKVAEDGSLIIDEESLTVEVLRQKGPNPADDRDPIFERGSTTTYSSFRKGTHVKPWSNKETDMFFLAISMVGTDFSMIGQLFPHRGRTEIKNKFKKEERANSWRIDKAFKEKRRLDLEFFTSLLEKILAAEAKRNKNNKSPTEKIRIKKKIKPKEKKAAKQLSDVEEEGLDAEMDTEEMEGEKENENVSNEGTTLSSAPTTKRKRKSRDGGGESSPEEAKDGKKKKIDLITSDQEEAGVPEDSEAGPPESSKQAEGPVEAAKGPVVIKPAQLSRGRSQRPLPNLGRKWGQRGPEPNTKPNVKDGATPTEEENTEEGLSEEQVDKDASPSVSQKEKKKAGKLSSSEGEEEEANDKPIKPTRYGRIPKKTQLLNYPAKEDGDSPSDSAPTPASDGSPSTSSSTKPKSKPASRRSKIKPGPALPGRKGQSAARKSKLVTLRASQSEDEDEEEGAWREEAQAEEDTHNPTSPEDENQAPAFIPMSLRSPQPVATEVEETMEEDVIDFLSPDNMEVSEESYNEAARTLLAIGNLTHLSQAAEAFTAGADDIITEECSNEDQLYQMTPQPTDQSQTSTIPSESLTPYLRVTEASRIAEDSVPVATSTTAYVPVTTTTASIPVCKITTSVIITTATASVPVTTTTASAPVTLTTTASILVTTSTASVPVPQSSDTPTLETPPIEEGPLRQREGTDIGHASQVESGSEVSEGSEQQTTSQTRRSHFPKVKPNLGRAARTTQLKPQQTTTTLSESPLEPMLNITTTSEPQPTMIIIEPPLPTESINTESETQPNQRTTAHSKSQPTTTHSKHQPTTNIITHSEPPPIQRTRVAYSKPQPALNTTTQSEPPQPTLNSTTNTLSKQQSTQSTTILSQPQPTPSLEQPGPVTLRPIVPESPLRSSEEVKGHDGRKGNTSSSLSAGVSQSGTSDSEQPKQTGPLTRRARLPKPKPNLGRATTHSAVQVPESRPNPEVQTPDVAFRPTSEVQSVDTGPCPEVQTPEEADEVPMEIQQIHQVVPLSDIIDTTQEEIQQIHQVIPHPPIEEGPLRQREGTDIGHASQVESGSEVSEGSEQQTTSQTRRSHFPKVKPNLGRAARTTQLKPQQTTTTLSEPPLEPMLNITTTSEPQPTMIIIEPPLPTESINTESETQPNQRTTAHSKSQPTTTHSKHQPTTNIIPHSEPPPIQRTRVAYSKPQPALNTTTQSEPPQPTLNFTTNTLSKQQSTQSTTILSQPQPTPSLEQPGPVTLRPIVPESPLRSSEEVKGHDGHKENTSSSLSAGVSQSGTSDSDQPKQTGPLTRRACLTKPNLGRTAKAATRSAVQVPESRPNPEVQTPDVAFRPTSEVQSVDTGPCPEVQTPEEADEVPMEIQQIHQVVPLSDIIDTTQEEIQQIHQVIPHPPIEEGPLRQREGTDIGHASQVESGSEVSEGSEQQTTSQTRRSHFPKVKPNLGRAARTTQPQQTTTTLSEPPQTTTTLSEPPQTTTTLSEPPPIQKTRVAYSKPQPTLNTTTQSEPPQPTLNSTTNTLSKQQSTQSTTILSQPQPTPSLEQPGPVTLRPIVPESPLRSSEELKGHDGRKGNTSSSLSAGVSQSGTSDSDQPKQTGPLTRRAHLPKPKPNLGRTAKAATRSAVQVPESRPSPEVQTPEEADEVPMEIQQIHQVFPLSDIIDTTQEEIQQIHQVIPHPPIEEGPLRQREGTDIGHASQVESGSEVSEGSEQQTTSQTRRSHFPKVKPNLGRAARTTQPQQTTTTLSELPQTTTTLSEPPQTTTTLSEPPPIQRTRVAHSKPQHTLNTTTQSEPPQPTLNSTTNTLSKQQSTQSTTILSQPQPTPSLEQPRPVTLRPIVPESPLRSSEEVKGHDGPKENTSSSFSAGGSQSGTSDSDQPKQTGPPTRRARLPKPKPNLGRTARAATRSAVQVPESRPSPEVQTPDVADEVPMEIQQVRQVSPFCDIIDTTKEEMQQIHQVIPLTDVIDTTQGDMSVFTEGSFFSQQSDAVFIQHSETSVSTALLDQAPSDPDEPIFILSLTEIPVLPTGEENGCTSQTLSEPFFFLPVADAGAQLQHSSGIVAPGGGLEKGNAGILCEVSEPMSVDEALPQPSYTSIKESGSTAGPVGVCASAKPSEDSMADAETSEDTYPPSKKRKVPERARRVDKLQVRPNTAVRKQTSCSAPAKEAVSPVTPDQTTSLTTTTLDTDHPTASSPPAQPGPSVTGTASREVVADEPQQGTVGCLDRTETVHTPTGGEDNSSGAESQAACQIAPLAMGGPLSRPGRRPRGFLSFMSNKNTSPVAVPPRGTRAAAQRPQVNTTRPGGKRAAPAPSTTTRTMPSPSTTNNTTTPTRATRTTTKPDFSARVTREKPSDVLALHSDPEPSTSLCTTATKSSQVPATQPSASPCVDSSSADEEPINVSQYFFSDIFTEVEENEG, from the exons ATGCTTCGCAGATCCAGGATCAGTGTTCGTCCGAACGTCAGGCCAGCAGGCAGAGGGCCAGCCCCAGCCTCCTCCCAGGACACTCCACCTTCCCAGGAGGCTCCAGCTGCAGGCTCCCAGGCCTCCGAGGACCTTCCCCAGGCAGGGGGCCAGTGCATGAAGGACACCACAACTGCAGTGCTAGAAGCCTCCACAGAGTCCACCACACCCAGAGA GGATGGAAAAGACCCAAATGGTGAGGCTTCCAGCAGCACCCCCTCTGCTGGTCTTCAAAGGAGGAAGCGGTTCGCTGTCATGCCAAACCTTGCCAAACCCCGGGTGGCCACCACCCCAGCCCTCACCCGCTCCTCCCCCAGGACCCCCAAGTCCCCTGTGAGAGCGGGCACTGAGACTCCAGCTCCAACCCCTGAGGCTCCAGAggcccccagacagacagattctGGACCCCCACAGGGCATGAGATCCCCAAGGCGGAGGCCCTCTGGTGGTAGTAAGCAGTCCAAAGGACAACCCAAACCCAGGCCACTGTCCCCAGCTTCCCCAGGCCCTACAACAACCTCTCTGGGGAATGTGGCAGTGGAGGACTCATCCTCGTCACAACAGACCCCGCAGGCAGCAGGCAAAGGCAGTATCCAATTAGATCTCCTGAAAAAAACACCAACCATTAAAGGTCCATCCACTCCGTTAGAGATAGTCCCATCATCCTCCCTTCCAGACAAAGAGGGTATCTCAGTATCAGAGAGAGCTAAGACTCTGGTCGCCAGGTCTGTGTCTGGTGGGCTCACCGGGCTGGCACCAGGGAAGTCCAGGCTTAGCAGGTTCCTGAATGACCCAACAGACCTACAGAGGCTGGCTAAGGCCCGGAAACTCAGAGAGCTGCTGAGACAGGAGATGAACAAGGAGAAG AAACGGAGCAAAGCCAAGGTGTGTGTGAGCGAATACACACTAGATCCCTCTAAAATGACCATGAGAGATCTCATCTACTACCTGCCTGATACCAACCCCATGAC GTCTTATCtggtagaggaacagagggagaacgAGACTGTCCTCCCACTCACCCCACCAAGAGAAGA GTCACCTGAAAGACCCCCAACGCCGGAGGCCCCAGCTGAGACAGCCAGCCAGGGAGATGAAGATGAGGATGACGATGGGGTGATGGTCCCGCGGGTGAAGGTGGCAGAAGACGGCTCTCTGATCATCGATGAGGAGAG tttGACAGTGGAGGTCTTGAGGCAGAAAGGGCCCAACCCAGCTGATGATAGAGACCCCATCTTTGAGCGTGGCTCCACAACCACCTACTCGAGCTTCAGGAAGGGGACACACGTCAAGCCCTGGTCCAACAAAG AGACGGACATGTTCTTCCTGGCCATCAGTATGGTGGGAACAGACTTCTCCATGATTGGACAGCTGTTCCCTCACCGCGGTCGCACCGAGATCAAG AACAAGTtcaagaaagaggagagagcaaacagctggaggataGACAAGGCCTTCA aggAGAAACGCAGGCTGGATCTTGAGTTCTTCACTAGTCTCCTGGAGAAGATCTTGGCTGCAGAGGCAAAGAGGAACAAAAATAACAAGTCCCCCACAGAAAAGATACGAATCAAGAAAAAAATCAAACCGAAAG AAAAGAAAGCAGCGAAGCAGCTGAGCgacgtggaggaggaggggttagacgcggagatggacacagaggagatggagggagagaaggagaacgaGAACGTCTCTAATGAAGGGACCACACTTTCCTCCGCTCCCACCACTAAGAGAAAACGCAAAagtagggatggaggaggagagtccTCTCCTGAAGAAGCAAAGGATGGAAAGAAAAAGAAGATCGACCTAATAACAAGTGATCAAG AAGAGGCTGGTGTACCTGAAGATTCTGAGGCAGGGCCTCCAGAGAG ttCAAAGCAGGCAGAAGGGCCTGTGGAAGCAGCCAAGGGACCTGTGGTGATCAAACCAGCCCAGTTGTCCCGTGGCCGATCCCAGAGACCTCTTCCTAACCTGGGTAGGAAGTGGGGCCAGAGGGGCCCTGAGCCCAATACCAAGCCTAACGTTAAAGATGGGGCAACACCTACAGAGGAGGAGAACACTGAAGAAGGGCTGTCTGAAGAACAG GTAGATAAAGATGCTTCTCCTTCAGTCAGTCAAAAGGAGAAGAAGAAAGCTGGTAAACTCTCTTCatctgagggagaggaggaagaagccAACGATAAACCCATcaaacccaccag GTATGGCAGAATACCCAAAAAGACACAGCTCTTGAATTACCCTGCAAAGGAGGATGGGGACTCGCCCTCAGACTCTGCCCCCACTCCTGCCTCAGACGGATCCCCATCCACTTCTTCCTCCACCAAGCCCAAATCCAAACCAGCATCCAGGAGGTCCAAAATCAAACCTGGCCCAGCACTGCCAGGTAGGAAGGGCCAATCAGCGGCTAGGAAATCCAAGCTGGTCACCCTCAGGGCGTCCCAGTCTGAAGATGAAGATGAGGAAGAAGGAGCATGGAGAGAGGAGGCGCAGGCTGAGGAGGACACCCACAATCCCACAAGCCCAGAGGATGAGAACCAGGCACCTGCGTTCATTCCCATGAGCCTTCGCTCGCCACAACCTGTCGCCACAGAGGTTGAGGAGACCATGGAGGAG GACGTGATAGACTTCCTGTCTCCAGATAACATGGAAG TATCTGAGGAGAGCTACAACGAGGCAGCTAGAACCCTTCTGGCCATCGGCAACCTCACCCACCTGTCTCAGGCAGCTGAGGCCTTCACTGCAGGAGCAGATGATATCATCACGGAAGAATGTTCCAATGAGGACCAACTGTACCAGATGACACCTCAGCCCACTGACCAATCACAAACTAGCACCATTCCTTCTGAGTCTCTGACACCTTACCTTAGGGTCACTGAGGCATCACGAATCGCTGAGGATTCTGTACCTGTTGCCACGTCAACAACAGCCTATGTCCCTGTCACCACGACAACAGCCTCTATCCCAGTCTGCAAAATAACAACCTCTGTCATAATTACCACGGCAACAGCCTCAGTCCCAGTCACCACGACAACAGCCTCTGCTCCAGTCACCTTGACAACAACAGCCTCTATCCTAGTCACCACATCAACGGCCTCTGTCCCAGTGCCTCAGAGCAGTGATACGCCCACTCTAGAAACTCCACCCATAGAGGAGGGGCCgctcagacagagggaggggactGATATTGGACACGCCTCTCAGGTGGAATCAGGTTCTGAAGTGTCAGAAGGCTCAGAGCAGCAGACAACCTCACAGACCAGGAGGAGCCACTTCCCTAAGGTCAAACCCAACCTGGGACGGGCTGCTAGGACCACACAACTCAAACCCCAACAGACTACCACCACACTGTCAGAATCACCACTAGAGCCTATGCTGAATATCACCACAACCTCAGAACCACAGCCTACCATGATTATCATAGAACCACCACTGCCTACTGAGAGTATTAATACAGAGTCAGAAACACAGCCCAACCAGAGAACTACCGCACACTCAAAATCAcaacccaccaccacacactccaAGCACCAGCCCACCACAAATATCATCACACACTCAGAACCACCGCCCATTCAGAGAACCAGAGTAGCGTATTCAAAACCACAGCCTGCATTGAATACCACTACACAGTCAGAACCACCCCAGCCCACACTAAATTCCACCACAAACACACTCTCAAAACAACAATCCACACAGAGTACCACCATACTCTCACAACCACAGCCCACCCCAAGCCTTGAGCAGCCAGGTCCAGTTACACTCAGACCCATAgtcccagagtcacctctgagGTCATCAGAAGAGGTGAAAGGTCACGATGGCCGTAAGGGAAATACTTCCTCTTCCCTCAGTGCTGGAGTGTCCCAGTCAGGGACATCTGACTCGGAACAGCCCAAACAGACAGGCCCTCTAACCCGCAGGGCCCGTTTACCTAAACCCAAACCCAACTTGGGTCGCGCCACTACACACTCTGCAGTCCAGGTACCAGAAAGCAGGCCAAACCCTGAAGTCCAGACACCAGATGTGGCTTTCAGACCCACATCTGAGGTCCAGAGTGTAGATACTGGACCCTGCCCTGAAGTCCAAACACCAGAGGAAGCTGATGAAGTTCCCATGGAAATACAACAGATCCACCAAGTCGTCCCCCTTTCTGACATCATCGATACTACTCAG GAGGAAATACAACAGATTCACCAAGTCATCCCTCATCCACCCATAGAGGAGGGGCCtctcagacagagggaggggactGATATTGGACACGCCTCTCAGGTGGAATCAGGTTCTGAAGTGTCAGAAGGCTCAGAGCAGCAGACAACCTCACAGACCAGGAGGAGCCACTTCCCTAAGGTCAAACCCAACCTGGGACGGGCTGCTAGGACCACACAACTCAAACCCCAACAGACTACCACCACACTGTCAGAACCACCACTAGAGCCTATGCTGAATATCACCACAACCTCAGAACCACAGCCTACCATGATTATCATAGAACCACCACTGCCTACTGAGAGTATTAATACAGAGTCAGAAACACAGCCCAACCAGAGAACTACCGCACACTCAAAATCAcaacccaccaccacacactccaAGCACCAGCCCACCACAAATATcatcccacactcagaaccaccGCCCATTCAGAGAACCAGAGTAGCGTATTCAAAACCACAGCCTGCATTGAATACCACTACACAGTCAGAACCACCCCAGCCCACACTAAATTTCACCACAAACACACTCTCAAAACAACAATCCACACAGAGTACCACCATACTCTCACAACCACAGCCCACCCCAAGCCTTGAGCAGCCAGGTCCAGTTACACTCAGACCCATAgtcccagagtcacctctgagGTCATCAGAAGAGGTGAAAGGTCATGATGGCCATAAGGAAAATACTTCCTCTTCCCTCAGTGCTGGAGTGTCCCAGTCAGGGACATCTGACTCAGACCAGCCCAAACAGACAGGCCCTCTAACCCGCAGGGCCTGTTTAACTAAACCCAACTTGGGTCGCACCGCCAAAGCCGCTACACGCTCTGCAGTCCAGGTACCAGAAAGCAGGCCAAACCCTGAAGTCCAGACACCAGATGTGGCTTTCAGACCCACATCTGAGGTCCAGAGTGTAGATACTGGACCCTGCCCTGAAGTCCAAACACCAGAGGAAGCTGATGAAGTTCCCATGGAAATACAACAGATCCACCAAGTCGTCCCCCTTTCTGACATCATCGATACTACTCAG GAGGAAATACAACAGATTCACCAAGTCATCCCTCATCCACCCATAGAGGAGGGGCCtctcagacagagggaggggactGATATTGGACACGCCTCTCAGGTGGAATCAGGTTCTGAAGTGTCAGAAGGCTCAGAGCAGCAGACAACCTCACAGACCAGGAGGAGCCACTTCCCTAAGGTCAAACCCAACCTGGGACGGGCTGCTAGGACCACACAACCCCAACAAACTACCACCACACTGTCAGAACCACCACAGACTACCACCACACTGTCAGAACCACCACAGACTACCACCACACTGTCAGAACCACCACCCATTCAGAAAACCAGAGTAGCGTATTCAAAACCACAGCCTACATTGAATACCACTACACAGTCAGAACCACCCCAGCCCACACTAAATTCCACCACAAACACACTCTCAAAACAACAATCCACACAAAGTACCACCATACTCTCACAACCACAGCCCACCCCAAGCCTTGAGCAGCCAGGTCCAGTTACACTCAGACCCATAgtcccagagtcacctctgagGTCATCAGAAGAGTTGAAAGGTCACGATGGTCGTAAGGGAAATACTTCCTCTTCCCTCAGTGCTGGAGTGTCCCAGTCAGGGACATCAGACTCAGACCAGCCCAAACAGACAGGCCCTCTAACCCGCAGGGCCCATTTACCTAAACCCAAACCCAACTTGGGTCGCACCGCCAAAGCCGCTACACGCTCTGCAGTCCAGGTACCAGAAAGCAGGCCAAGCCCTGAAGTCCAGACACCAGAGGAAGCTGATGAGGTTCCGATGGAAATACAACAGATCCACCAAGTCTTCCCCCTTTCTGACATCATCGATACTACTCAG GAGGAAATACAACAGATTCACCAAGTCATCCCTCATCCACCCATAGAGGAGGGGCCtctcagacagagggaggggactGATATTGGACACGCCTCTCAGGTGGAATCAGGTTCTGAAGTGTCAGAAGGCTCAGAGCAGCAGACAACCTCACAGACCAGGAGGAGCCACTTCCCTAAGGTCAAACCCAACCTGGGACGGGCTGCTAGGACCACACAACCCCAACAGACTACCACCACACTGTCAGAACTACCACAGACTACCACCACACTGTCAGAACCACCACAGACTACCACCACACTCTCAGAACCACCGCCCATTCAGAGAACCAGAGTAGCTCATTCAAAACCACAGCATACATTGAATACCACCACACAGTCAGAACCACCCCAGCCCACACTAAATTCCACCACAAACACACTCTCAAAACAACAATCCACACAAAGTACCACCATACTCTCACAACCACAGCCCACCCCAAGCCTTGAGCAGCCACGTCCAGTTACACTCAGACCCATAgtcccagagtcacctctgagGTCATCAGAAGAGGTGAAAGGTCATGATGGCCCAAAGGAAAATACTTCCTCTTCCTTCAGTGCTGGAGGATCCCAGTCAGGGACATCAGACTCAGACCAGCCCAAACAGACAGGTCCCCCAACCCGCAGGGCCCGTTTACCTAAACCCAAACCCAACTTGGGTCGCACTGCCAGAGCCGCTACACGCTCTGCAGTCCAGGTACCAGAAAGCAGGCCAAGCCCTGAAGTCCAGACACCAGATGTGGCTGATGAGGTTCCCATGGAAATACAACAGGTCCGCCAAGTCTCCCCCTTTTGTGACATCATCGATACTACCAAG GAGGAAATGCAACAGATTCACCAAGTCATCCCTCTTACTGACGTCATTGATACCACCCAG GGCGATATGTCTGTCTTTACGGAGGGAAGCTTTTTCTCACAACAAAGTGATGCTGTCTTCATACAGCACTCAGAAACTTCTGTATCGACTGCTCTGTTGGACCAGGCCCCGTCAGACCCGGATGAGCCTATATTCATCCTCTCCCTGACTGAAATCCCAGTACTCCCCACAGGGGAGGAGAATGGCTGCACATCCCAGACCCTCTCCGAGCCTTTCTTTTTTCTACCAGTCGCAGACGCAGGCGCTCAACTGCAGCATAG caGTGGTATTGTTGCCCCTGGAGGTGGTTTGGAGAAAGGGAATGCTGGTATCCTCTGTGAAGTCTCTGAGCCTATGTCAGTGGATGAGGCCCTTCCTCAACCCTCATACACCAGTATCAAGGAGTCTGGCTCCACAGCGGGCCCAGTAGGAGTGTGTGCCTCGGCCAAACCCTCAGAAGACTCCATGGCTGATGCAGAGACTAGTGAGGACACATATCCTCCTTCTAAGAAGAGGAAAGtgccagagagagccaggagaG TAGACAAACTGCAGGTGAGACCTAACACTGCAGTAAGGAAACAGACCAGTTGTTCAGCCCCTGCCAAGGAGGCTGTGTCACCTGTTACCCCAGACCAGACCACCTCTTTGACCACTACCACCCTAGACACTGACCACCCCACTGCCTCCAGTCCCCCGGCCCAGCCAGGCCCCTCTGTCACGGGAACCGCATCACGAGAGGTGGTGGCTGATGAGCCACAGCAGGGGACTGTGGGCTGTTTAGATCGTACAGAGACAGTGCACACGCCGACTGGAGGGGAGGACAATAGTTCAGGGGCGGAGTCTCAGGCTGCCTGTCAAATTGCACCGCTGGCTATGGGTGGCCCCTTGAGCAG GCCTGGTAGGAGACCCAGAGGATTCCTGTCTTTCATGTCCAATAAGAACACCTCCCCTGTAGCTGTCCCTCCCCGAGGTACCAGAGCAGCCGCTCAGAGGCCCCAGGTCAACACCACCCGCCCAGGGGGGAAACGGGCTGCTCCTGCACCTTCCACCACCACCAGAACCATGCCTTCACCTTCCACAACCAataacaccaccacccccactagAGCCACCAGAACCACCACTAAGCCAGATTTTTCCGCCAGGGTGACTCGGGAAAAACCCTCTGATGTCCTGGCCTTACACTCAGACCCAGAGCCCAGTACCTCCCTGTGTACTACAGCTACTAAG TCTTCTCAGGTGCCAGCCACCCAGCCCAGTGCGTCTCCCTGTGTGGACAGCAGTTCAGCAGACGAGGAACCCATCAACGTGTCCCAGTACTTCTTCAGTGACATCTTCACCGAGGTCGAGGAGAATGAGggatga